The Candida dubliniensis CD36 chromosome 5, complete sequence genome has a window encoding:
- a CDS encoding subunit of the RNA polymerase II mediator complex, putative (Similar to S. cerevisiae RGR1;~In S. cerevisiae: associates with core polymerase subunits to form the RNA polymerase II holoenzyme; required for glucose repression, HO repression, RME1 repression and sporulation) has translation MNTQDQSSMPNGKQQHEVAELSSPPEIPHITANMIPLSNIIKYYTQEAYKQLTTAIENLSMNVNEESDIKRKKYFLNVIINLRQDFIKVYTLIKWASISKDVSKFIDLLNWFRMQEFHFENLLFQLNALTGYNAAKLPNSDIVTALEVLYHGRPKLPSYNYIKSDNLSPQKILETLNDLNLVLMTRFALMDNIPKRFDYEIKDGRAYIRVSNEFEVSITVGNDLIVENPEEYYKSPFYFIDFKFLFGANPESGLITFNDDKISTKLPTSSHKKLEKIVNQTLLTRGLQGLYELLHKYSNSFKIYLLAKQFQTLLINSRWRGNFQINYQTNKSLIVINYWSQHYLSRNWKSFIELGIDSNSNLNYRWFKNGEYCFGDQGNNELDKIFHLQRRNSNNGLTGSASININGSMIATMGRSAELSNEIATVDDNGNDNDDTTTNNGDTENEDLNVDLILNVVVNQHAKSIMSAIYSQLLTRFSETDVSMVSPHQLLLQISPKKSTVFAINPLTGFFYFIDPTPIQTYITKKVNLPPPSQVSNKQLFIPESNMVSYVIDQIIQLRLEVFNKEVNTKLATTAWINNGIIKLNDHELSKLTQFLIQNDESNNDEDDISGTRLDSVLQSFKLQFYRRKNWPSSWFLINMISGVTTKSFWWVARIKSINGDWKIQWAQIIKFHGENNAKQELPPNEGKIFVKPRRTVDCSIDSEQLNYEFFKTLSTLSSNLILDHMILEELQVRNIRFIKLDWETIDDNKIFSRFKQNHDISLKRKSSSNINIDVNVDIADSSNSTTNGKHIRGPKLKYESMFLIYNDKLLPIYNSATILFLKIELVESNKMYLKLFGNLRNLQIKNSSEDIHKLHLNIDEANQYFEIDNTVDLSTVINEPKTLLLNLIFNTLNKLNSLIKILDQLNKSNVEVLDNSMDNITIKIKDSYNDNNDKLIVIKLPEQATDPIQLLMKNTTTDKIDLKKNNILEFESILKFLNEYLQESKSKNNSHHQISIIKIIQYLTEINPILQSTKLINEQLAELKRKNNNNNNNDNDKSNKSNIGKLSNGLYKLYFNLNIISLTHLQLIFFMNSNIVSNSKKIQKDKILINLNLIKFNRFSQPNGNLNDDNNTNSNCHLIRISFKNSLIKENLKFKKLFEIIFKNINELLITKSKQIKSLHQTNNKQQSQQSQQQGNNENTIVKKESQSIEDDLLDFGEYDNDNKSQQQQQQQNEKDQLSNNEKENTKENKTVRPDDVLIKLNYDYLLSMNNLPLLINQITKSFIQYLQQQQQE, from the coding sequence ATGAATACTCAAGATCAATCATCAATGCCCAACGGCAAACAACAGCATGAAGTGGCAGAATTGTCATCTCCACCGGAAATACCTCATATCACTGCCAATATGATtccattatcaaatataatcaaatattataCCCAAGAGGCATACAAACAATTAACTACTGCCATTGAGAATTTATCAATGAATGTAAATGAAGAATCAGATATCAAACgtaaaaaatatttcttgaatgttattattaatttacgACAAGATTTCATCAAAGTTTATACATTGATTAAATGGGCAAGTATATCTAAAGATGTTtccaaatttattgatttgttgaattggttCAGAATGCAagaatttcattttgaaaatttgttgtttcaattaaatGCATTAACTGGGTATAATGCAGCAAAATTACCTAATAGTGATATTGTAACGGCATTAGAGGTTCTATATCATGGAAGACCAAAATTACCTTcttataattatattaaatcTGATAATTTGAGCCCTCAAAAAATATTAGAGActttaaatgatttgaatttggtaTTAATGACAAGATTCGCACTTATGGATAATATACCTAAACGATTTGATTATGAAATTAAGGATGGACGAGCCTATATTAGAGTTAGCAATGAATTCGAAGTAAGCATTACTGTAGgtaatgatttgattgttgaaAACCCTGAAGAGTATTATAAATCGCcgttttattttattgatttcaagTTTTTGTTTGGGGCCAATCCAGAATCTGGGTTGATTACttttaatgatgataaaatttcaaCTAAATTACCAACAAGCCTGcataaaaaattggagaAAATAGTGAATCAAACATTATTGACCCGAGGATTGCAAGGATTATATGAATTATTACATAAATATTCCAACTCATTTAAAATCTATCTCCTTGCgaaacaatttcaaactttattaattaattctcGATGGAGAGGTAATTTCCAAATTAATTATCAAACtaataaatctttaattGTTATAAACTATTGGTCACAACATTATTTATCGAGAAACTGGaaatcatttattgaaCTAGGTATAGattctaattctaatttaaACTATCGTTGGTTTAAGAATGGTGAATATTGTTTTGGTGATCAAggaaataatgaattagataaaattttccatcttcaaagaagaaatagcAACAATGGTTTGACGGGATCTGCCAGTATCAATATAAATGGCTCCATGATTGCCACCATGGGGAGATCAGCAGAATTGTCAAATGAAATAGCTACAGTGGATGATAATGGTAATGACAATGACgatactactactaataatgGTGACActgaaaatgaagatttaaatgttgatttaattttaaatgtTGTAGTTAATCAACATGCCAAATCCATAATGTCAGCGATTTATTCACAATTGTTGACTCGATTTTCTGAAACCGATGTCTCAATGGTTAGTCCgcatcaattattattgcaAATATCTCCCAAGAAATCCACAGTTTTCGCAATAAATCCTTTAACGGgatttttctattttattGACCCAACTCCAATTCAAACCTATATCACCAAAAAAGTTAATTTGCCTCCACCATCACAGGTCAGcaataaacaattattcATACCAGAAAGTAATATGGTCAGCTACgtaattgatcaaatcattcaattgagATTAGAGGTTTTCAATAAGGAGGTCAATACTAAATTGGCCACAACAGCGTGGATCAACAATGGAATcataaaattaaatgacCATGAATTGAGTAAATTAACTCAATTTTTAATCCAAAATGATGAATCTAACAATGATGAAGACGATATAAGTGGCACAAGACTTGACTCAGTACTTCAAAGTTTTAAGCTTCAATTTTATCGTCGTAAGAATTGGCCAAGCTCGTGgtttttgattaatatgATTAGTGGTGTTACCACTAAAAGTTTTTGGTGGGTAGcaagaattaaatcaatcaatggAGATTGGAAGATCCAATGGGcacaaattattaaatttcaTGGTGAAAATAATGCTAAGCAAGAATTGCCACCAAATGAAGGCAAAATATTCGTCAAACCAAGAAGAACTGTTGATTGCAGTATTGATTCTGAACAATTGAACtatgaatttttcaaaacattATCTACATTGTCGTCCAATTTGATTCTTGACCATATGATATTAGAAGAATTGCAAGTAAGAAATATCAGATTTATCAAACTTGATTGGGAAACTATTGATGATAACAAGATTTTCCTGAGGTTCAAGCAAAACCATGATATATCgttgaaaaggaaaagttCCAgcaatattaatattgatgttAATGTTGATATTGCTGATAGTAGTAATAGCACTACCAATGGCAAACATATTCGTGGACCTAAATTAAAGTATGAATcaatgtttttgatttacaatgataaattattaccaatttACAATTCagcaacaattttattcttaaaaattgaacttgttgaatcaaataaaatgtatttaaaattatttggtaATTTACGAAATTTACAGATCAAAAACTCATCGGAAGATATACATAAATTACATTTAAACATTGATGAAGCCAATCAATACTTTGAGATTGATAATACtgttgatttatcaactGTTATTAATGAACCAAAAACATTATTGTTGAACttaattttcaatacattgaataaattgaattcattaatcaaaatattggATCAATTGAACAAGAGCAATGTTGAGGTATTGGATAATTCTATGGATAATATTACTATCAAAATCAAGGACAGctataatgataataatgataaattgattgttatAAAATTACCAGAGCAAGCTACTGATCCAATTCaactattgatgaaaaacaCCACTACCGATAAAATcgatttgaagaaaaataatattttagaatttgaatcgatattgaaatttttgaatgaatATTTACAGGAAAGTAAACTGAAAAATAACAGTCATCACCAAATTagtataataaaaataattcagTACTTGACAGAGATTAATCCAATTTTACAATCAACAAAACTAATTAATGAACAATTAGCAGAACTTAAACggaaaaacaacaacaacaacaacaatgacaATGACAAAAGCAATAAGAGTAATATTGGTAAATTGTCCAACGGgttatataaattatatttcaatttaaacaTTATTAGTTTGACTCATTtacaattgatattttttatgaattcaaatattgtttcaaatcTGAAAAAGATTCAAAAGgataaaattttgattaatttgaatttaattaaatttaatagaTTTTCTCAACCAAATGGTAATttgaatgatgataataatactaatagtAATTGTCATTTAATTagaatttcatttaaaaataGTTTGATAAAggaaaatttgaaatttaaaaaattatttgaaattattttcaaaaatattaatgaattattaatcaCCAAGtccaaacaaataaaatcattacaTCAAActaacaacaaacaacagtCACAACAATCACAGCAACAGGggaataatgaaaatacaatagttaaaaaagaatcacaatcaattgaagatgatttaCTTGATTTTGGAGaatatgataatgataacaagtctcaacaacaacaacaacaacaaaatgaaaaagatcaattatctaataatgaaaaagaaaatacaaAAGAGAATAAAACTGTTAGACCCGATGATGTattgattaaattgaattatgattatttattatcaatgaataatttaccattattgataaatcaaatcacTAAAAGTTTTATACaatatttacaacaacaacaacaagagtAA